AATATGCGGATCAAGTTTTTCGTTTGGGTGCGGAAATGGTCGAAGCCTTGCATGACCGCCTTCAGAACAACCGTGTGCATGTGCAGATCGGCGCACTGGACAGCGTGCCTAAGCACATTCTTTTGGAAATTATTTTGCAAGCCCATCAACAGGGTAACTGTTCAGTGTCAGTTGTCGAAGGTGGGGGCGGAGAACTGTTGCGCGAACTCAGCGCCCATCAGATTGATTTGCTTTTGGCCAATTACCCACCCAACGTCGATACGCAAAGTATTCATGCTCGCGCCATTGCTAAATTGGACGTTGTGGTTTGTGCTTCCGAAAAATTTAAGCATCTGAAAAAAGATTTTCCACGATCGTTGGAGGGACAGCCCTTCGTTTTTCCGACGGTGCACAGCAAACTCCGTCGTGATTTAGATCACTATTTTAAAGTCAATAGTATCTGGGTAGACCGAATTGCCGAAACTCAAGATACCAGCTTGCAAAAGCTGCTGGGGCAGGAAGGCGTGGGGTTGATACCGATCTCGTTGATGGCCGCTGATGAGCTTATCAAAGAAAAAA
This genomic interval from Bdellovibrio sp. ArHS contains the following:
- a CDS encoding LysR family transcriptional regulator, translating into MPVKVANQMQWLNYHHLHYFYTIAKEGSIAKAAEKLKMGQPSLSTQLRQLEESLGKNLFERRKQRLHLTEAGKLAFEYADQVFRLGAEMVEALHDRLQNNRVHVQIGALDSVPKHILLEIILQAHQQGNCSVSVVEGGGGELLRELSAHQIDLLLANYPPNVDTQSIHARAIAKLDVVVCASEKFKHLKKDFPRSLEGQPFVFPTVHSKLRRDLDHYFKVNSIWVDRIAETQDTSLQKLLGQEGVGLIPISLMAADELIKEKKLVVLGKLKGVTEEIWLASADRKISNPVAAKLMKSFTL